The genomic interval GAAGATAACCGACGCTCCCTGTCAATGAGAAGAAGTCTGGCCAGGAAACGGAAGAATCAGAAGGCTAAATGTTACCGACAAAATGCAAAGctagttattaaattaaaatgtcagCAACGTCTAACCGAAAGATACAAAAAAAGATATAACCGTCTGAAGAGAAAAGTAAATGATGTAAACAATGATGGCAATCATGATCAAGATACAAACCAGTTGTCAGGAAAGGCATACTTCTTGTATAAAAGCATGATAAATAACATTAGGCGCAGATACACTACCGCTAAATCAAATAAAGAGAGGCGTTTTATTGCAAGTCTAGTAGCCAGAAAAcgcatattaaagcaatatggtCTAATCACATTTGTTAAGTCAACGCTTTCCATGTCAAGGAGACATCTACAAAAGAAACCACTGAGAAAACCAAATGTCAAGAGTTTGCAAATGAAGTCAGACGTAAAATCCTTTTATGAAAGAGATGACGTATCACAGCTTACAGCCGACAAGAAGTCAACAATAACAAGGAACAAGGACAAAAGACAAATCCGCCTCTTAAGTGACGAtctaaaaaaatacacttaaaatacatcaGTGAAAAGAACACAATATCATACACATTGTTCTGTCAGCTTCGCCCGTTTTGGGTCATTAAACCTAGAGAGAAAGATCGCAAAACCTGTCTGTGCAGGATTCATGACAATATTCGTCTAAAACTGCATGCTGCTCATACAGTTGGAATGGTAAGAACAAAGGATGTCAACACTTTGGTCACAGAGATTGTTTGTGATGAAACAAACAAGTCGTGTATGTACAGAGAATGCACACAATGCAAAGATAAGGTTCCAAACTTTGACTACACCAATGATAATGGCGAACAGGTAAAATGGTTTGAGTGGAAGACTAGAAGGGAAGAAATAGTGGACAAGGGAAATGATAGATCTAGGACTGTAACAAAGACTGTAAAGGACCAAGATCAAGGTACAAGAGAAGTGTTGGCATCTGAAATAAATGCTGAAATGCAGAAAGCATGTAGGCACATATTTAACATTAGgaatcaatataaagcactaaAATATTTAAGATCGAATTTGACACATGAAGAAATAATGGTTCACATTGACTTCTCTGAAAATTATGCATGCAAGTACTCAGACGAGATCCAGTCAATGCATTTTGGAGGCTCCAGAAATCAGCTTTCTCTCCATACGGGCGTTATTTATCTTCGAGATGAAGTGATCCCAATTTGCACTGTGTCCGATTTTCTGCGGCACGATCCCGCGGGTATTTGGGCTCATCTCACACCCATTTTGAAATATGTCACAGAAGATAGGCATCTCACAAGCATTCATTTCATAAGTGATGGGCCAACTACCCAATACCgcaataaaaataacatgtacTTGTGGGGACATAAGATCGCTGAGTACGGCTTCAAGAAATCTACTTGGAATTTCCTAGAAGCAGCACATGGGAAAGGTGCCGCTGATGGCGTCGGCGCTGCTGTTAAACGTGCAGCCGACCAACAGgtcatattgaaaaagaatgacATAACGTGTACTAAGGACTTCTATCAGCTTTTATCTGGTGGTACATCTACATCCACAGTGAAAATGTTTCTGGTTGAAGAGAATGAACTCAAGAAAGTTGATGCTGAATTACCTAGTGACCTTCGTCCTATTCCAAGCACAATGAAAATCCACCAGGTATACGAGTGTATTTTAAACCCATTAATCTTTATGAAAATGCTCGTCACGTGTTacagtttaaatttattattagaATAATAAATAcgataacaaataataattataatcataacAATCATAATCATAGTAATAATAATCATATTGATAaggtatataattataatgtatatctaattaaaatatattgaataacaatatttataatattgacgataataataaaaagtaatcattattataatgtaattaaaattcatattataattaaaaaatagaatgatgaataataatctaaaaaatctgtcacactttttttcaCATTTCAGATGATCATTGAGGGTCCGGATTCATTCGCTACGAAAGTGGTGTCATGTTTCTGTAAGCATCCAACAACGTTATTGTGTGACTGTTATCAGCCAGATACTCACCAGTTGCCCCCGAGAAAGGTTGGTTCCGTATTATTAgaatataataatcatataaacatttCTTAAGTTACGACAATTAACTGATGGTATTGGAACTATGACAATGTTAGGCGATTATAAACTGCAATTTTAATATAAACCCATTACTAGAAGGGGGCTGCAAAACCtgtcaaataatatttgttttccgAATTAAAGCTTAGTTAAATTCAACCGTTTCAAAAGATGAAAACTTTAAATCTGATTTTCTGATTTCAGTTGCCAGCAGACGATGAAGGAAAGCAATTGAAACAAGCTACTGAAGAGACGTCTAAGGTAAAGACGTCTATGGTAGAAAAGGCAAGTTCCATTCAAAATTACATGTGTGTGGCCTTTCTAAAAACATGCGCTGTTTACTAATACAAAttaagttttgagcatttttgtaaaaagtataacCCGTATTAATGTGTAGCAAACATTTGTAATTACTTTTCTAGGACGTCAATTTTGCATGTCAATTACAATCAATATGCCATTTATTTGAGATTGTTTTACCATTTATTTTCAGGAGATAACAGTTCTGGAAAAAATTGTATGTGTAGAGGAATCTCTCGTTGGAGGATATGTGGTCGTAAACTATGATGGTATGCCATACCCTGGTGTTGTGCAAGCTGTCGCTGAAAATGATCTTGAAGTACAGGTTAggcaatctttttttaaatataagaggtttattttgtgaattaaaaATATACTCATTTAAATCCGCAGGTccctaaaatatatatttacttcaaCATTATAATGTCAATGGCATTTACTACAtactatataattttattgtatgACAATAACTTCATATTAGATCACCTTACAATTACGACCAAATCAAATCGTCTCCAAAATTTGTAAAACTTGACCATAACTGCTATTATCGCAAAAATATAAGTATTATTGACAGATCTAAAATCTAAATAAGAGAAATTCCATGCGTCTCCATTTTCATCAATCTGttctataataaatatgatatcgTTAATCTCAGGTTATGCACAGAATCGGCAGAAATCGCTTCTTCTGGCCGAGGATGGAAGATGTGCTGTGGTATAGCCAGGACAAAATTATAACACTGCTCCAAAAAGAACCAGAGCAAGTTACGTCAAGACACCGACAGATACCACCTCATCTGTGGATGTTAATTGAACAAGAACTCGGCCTTTAAAtggcattaaaacaaaactaacacttttgAGCAACCAAAActatacaacacaaatatcatATGTGTTGGGTATAAACGAAATTAAATGTTACTAGGACATTTGTGTGATATTGGTCTTGTCAacccttgaaaaaaaaaacaaattcggcATCGTCTCATGTGGCATTTTGTTTTTAGGGTTATCAAGATCAGTGTCAAACATGCTGCCATGAAACATGAATAAGcgaattaatatgtttataatgttagcagatgtgttgtgttttacataaattGTTTCCAGTTTGTGTTACATGTAGCCATGTAATATGAATAAGccaattaatatgtttttaatgttaGCAAATGTGTTGTGTTTAACATAAATTGTTTCGAGTTTGTGTTACATGATGTTATCACTACCGTTACCAATTTGAAAATACCGTTACGATTTATCATTACCGTAACAGCAAAGTTTAAGTGATTTCTAAGAATAAGGCTCATATTCTTGTTTTGTAATCTGTGACCTCAGTTAATAATAGGTTGAATATTATGTGTATGTGCAAGAGCCGTCTCGAATGTTTCGCTTGATAAATGGCAAT from Dreissena polymorpha isolate Duluth1 chromosome 1, UMN_Dpol_1.0, whole genome shotgun sequence carries:
- the LOC127858069 gene encoding uncharacterized protein LOC127858069, which translates into the protein MYLWGHKIAEYGFKKSTWNFLEAAHGKGAADGVGAAVKRAADQQVILKKNDITCTKDFYQLLSGGTSTSTVKMFLVEENELKKVDAELPSDLRPIPSTMKIHQMIIEGPDSFATKVVSCFCKHPTTLLCDCYQPDTHQLPPRKLPADDEGKQLKQATEETSKVKTSMVEKASSIQNYMCVAFLKTCAVY